TGACCTGGTTCTGGTTGCTGCGTCGCTATCTGGCGGCGAACCTGGCGGTGTTTTCGTTCATGACGCCGTTGTTCGGCGTCACGTTCGGCGTGGTATTGCTGGGCGAAGCGCTGAGCCTCAACTTCGTCATCGGTGCCGTGCTGGTGCTGCTCGGCATCACGTTTGTCAGCGCTGAACAGTGGGTGCGCCGTCGTTTGCGCAAAGCCCTCGGCCAGCGCTGACCGGACGGAGCAACAGACCACCAGCGATAAGCAGACCGCTGCCCGCCACGATCAGCGCCGGCTGCAAACCGCCGCTGAAATGGCTGCTCAATGCGGCCAGCAACGGTCCGGCAAGTTGACCCACGGCGAAACACGCGGTCAGCAGTCCTGCGTTGCGCTGGGTGGCGTGGGGCGCCAGTTCCCGCGAGCGTTGCATCACCAGTTGCATGCAGGCCAGGAACGGCGTGCCACACAGCAATACACCCAGCGCCAGGCCTGACCCGCTGCCCAACAGACACGCGAACACACCAGCGGCTTGCAGCCACAACGTAGCCATCAGCCAATGACGGGTGGCGTTCGGGTTGTGCCGACGAAGACTCACCAGCACCACACCGATGGCCGACGCCAGACCAAAGCAGGGCCAGAACAGATCGGCTTGCCACTGGCCATGGAACTGCGCGTTGGCCATCTGCGAGAGGAAAGTGGCCGGAATGATGTAGCCCAGACCGTACAAGCAGTAGATCCCCCCCAAACGGCCGATCCCCTGGTCGCCCGAACCGGCAGCGCTGGCGGCGACTGCCACGGAGGCGGACGGTTGCGGCAGGAAAGGCAAAATCCCCAACAGCATCACCAGTGCGACGCCGGCGTATACCAGCCACAAGGTTGCAGAGGTCTGACCCAACAGATTCGAGCCCAACGCCAACAATCCTGTGAGAAAGATCCCCAGACCCGGTCCGGCAAATACCACTGCGCCAAGCCGAGGTCGACCGGCTGCCGCGGCCAGTGGCTGGCTCAATGCGGTGATCATCACCAGCACCCAGGCGCTGGCCACGCCCGTGCCGAAACGCAGCAGCAGATGCGACCAGAAGCCATTGGCCCAGAACGAGGCGAGGGTGAGTAATACGCACAACCACAACCCGCCCAGCAACCGCTGCCGGACTTGCTCGGGACGTCGGCAGAACATTGCGTCCACGGCGCCGACGAAGTACCCAAGGTAGTTGGCTGCGGCAATCAGACCAGCGGCCGTGAGGTCGACCTGACCTTCGCTGAGCAGGTGTGGCAATTGCGGGGTGAGGGCGAATCGCCCGATGCCCATGGCCATCATGAGCGCGATAAAACTGGCGAGTAAGCGAATCAGCGGGGACATAGTCTGAGTTCCGGCAGGGGATCAATGACCGTCAGGCTAGGACTGATTGACTTTCTTTAAAAATGAATAATAGTGAGTAACTTGTTCTGATTTGGAGAATGTCGTGGAATTCAGCCAACTGCGGATCTTCCAGGCGGTGGCGGAAGAGGGCTCGATTACCCGTGCTGCCGAACGACTGCATAGGGTGCCGTCGAATCTGTCGACCCGCCTTAAACAGCTTGAGGAGCAGCTCGGCGTAGAACTTTTCTTGCGCGAGCGTCAGCGTTTGCAGTTGTCTCCTGCGGGAAAAGTGTTGCTGGACTACACCGCGAAGCTGTTCAACCTGCGCAACGAAGCGCAAGCGGCGGTGCAGGGCGGGCAACCGGCGGGCGATTTCGTGCTGGGTACGATGTACAGCACCGCGGCCATTTACCTTCCACAACTGTTGGCCCGGTATCACCGCACTTACCCGGCGGTGAACCTGCAAGTCCAGTCCGGGCCCAGCGGAGAGCTGCTGGAGGGCTTGCTCACCGGTCGTCTCGATGCGGCGCTGGTGGATGGCCCGCTGGAGTTGGCCGGGCTCGATGGCGTGCCCTTTCGCGAAGAGCGCCTGGTGCTGATCAGCGAAGCCGATCATCCGCCGGTACGCAGCGCGCTGGATGTGCAGGGGCGCTCGGTGTTTACCTTTCGCCAGGGCTGTTCTTACCGGACGCGTCTGGAAGCCTGGTTCGCCCATGATCACGCGGCCATGGGGCGGGCGATGGAAATCGAGTCCTACCCCGGAATGCTCGCCTGCGTGATTGCCGGTTCGGGGGTGGCGCTGATGTCGGAGTCGATGCTGGCCAGCCTGCCGGGTCGTGAAAGTGTGGCGGTGCACCCGTTGGCCGAGCCCTTCGCCACGGCGACGACCTGGCTGATGTGGCGCAAAGGCATGGTCGGGGCCAATCTTAATGCGTGGATCGAGCAGCAACAGGCGGTCTATCCGACGGAGGTAACGCCGGCCCGAGCAATTGCCTGAACGAATGGTCAGGTATTTGGATCAATTCAGTAACAGATCATTGTGGATTTTGCCGAGCATTAGGTAGGACTTAGGACTATTATCAGTGCGAAGGGGCTACAGAATTTCAGCCGCTCGGCACTACCCTGAAGGGGGCACCATGAAAGAGAAAATCCAAAACTGGCTGCATGACCTGGGTGTCGCACTCGGTTTAATCGAACCGCCTCTGCAACCTGTGCCTATTCGCACCGACGACGAACAGCGTCGCCGCCAGCCGCGCCGCCGGTAACGAAGGGCCGAAGGGCTGTTGTGGCGAGGGGATTTATCCCCGTTGGGCTGCGGAGCAGCCCTAAGACCGTTCAACCGGGTTATATCTGGCGGACCATCTCAGGCGGATTACGACTGCTTCGCAGCCGAACGGGGATAAATCCCCTCGCCACAATCTTGTTTGCCAATTGGGGCGCGTTTGCGAACCCGACTCAATCCCGCGCGATCTCCATCAAAAACCGACTCAAATCGTTCGCCGTCCTGGCGGTCGTGAGCATCCGGTCTTCCTCCGCCGTAAACGCCGTCAACCCAAACTCATCTTCCAGATGGAAGATAAGGTCTTCGATGTCCGCTTTATCCAACCCTAATTCCATCAGGCTGGCGTGATCGTCGACGTCATCCTGGCGCTCCAGCAGGCGGCTGATGAAACAATGCACAGCGGCACGTACGTCGGCTCTATTCATGAGGGTTCTTCGAGGGCGTTGGAATTGTTGTTCCTGCGCTTGAGTACAGCAGGCTTCAGGCGTGTGAGCGCTGCCACTCGTCAATCATGTTGCGCAAATGCTCCCCGGAAAAACTCCCGAAATGTCCGCCATGCACGGTGCGGATCGGCAACTCGCTCAAGCGTTGCAGGCTGCGCGCGTAGTCATCGAGGTCGGAGTGGTAGGCGTCCTCGATCAGCGGCCCGTCGTAGATAATGTCGCCACTGAACAGTGTCTCGGTTGCCGCCTCATACAGGCTGATGCCACCCGGTGAATGCCCGGGTGTGTGCAGCACCTGCAACACGCGATTGCCCAGATCCAGTACATCCCCATCCTCAATCATCCCCGTGGCCGGTGCGGCTTTCACCCGGTATTCGGCGTAGCACAGCGGGCAATCGGGATGAGCCTCGAACATGTCGTCGCCGACGAAGGCCCGGCTCAAATCGTTTTCGCCGTCAGGTGCCTCAAGGATATCGGCCTCGGCGGGATGCACCAGGCGTTCGGCAAATTCGTGATGGCCGGCGATGTGGTCGAAATGGCAATGACTGGCCACGGCCACCAGCGGCCGTTCGGTAATCCACGGCAATTGCTCGCGCAGGCTCACCAGCCCGGAGCCGCTGTCCAGCAGCAGGTCCTTGTCGCGGCCCTGAATGTGCCAGAGGTTGCAGCGGTAGAAAGGACGGATGTAAGGCTCGTGGATCAGGCGGATGCTGTCGCTGAGCTGTTTGACCTCGAACCACTGATCGCGAGAAACAATCTTCATCAAAGGTTTTCTCCAGGCGAAAAAAACGGGTGTGGCAACCGACGCCACACCCGTCGAAGAAAGCATCAAGTCGTTATGTTCAGCTTAGGCGGCGCTGGCCGCCACTGCCGGGCGACGGGACAGCAAGCTGACCAGCACGAAGCTCACCAGACTCACGCCGAGGCTGTAGTAGATCGGGGTGTTGGCGTCCATGCCATCCTTGATCATGAACAACAGCGCGGTGGCGAAGCCCATGCCCATGCTGGCGATCGCGCCAGCGGTGGTTGCGCGTTTCCAGAAGATTGCACCCATCAGCGGAATCAGCATGCCGCCCACCAACAGGTTGTAGGCCAGGGTCAATGCGCTGATTACATCGTTGACTACCAAAGCGATGCCGAGTACCGCAATGCCGGTCAGCAGGGTAAACAGGCGGTTAACGTTCATGTTGGATTGTTTGCCACCACGCAGTTTCGGCAGCAGGTCTTCGGTCAGGGTGGTGGATGCGGCAAGCAGGCCGGCGCTGGCGGTGGACATCATGGCAGCCAGGGCTGCAGCGATCACCAAGCCACGGATGCCGTCCGGCAGCGAGACTTTGACGATAGCGGCAAAAGCGTTGTTGACGTTGTCCAGATCCGGGATCAGTACGTGAGCGGCCATGCCGATCAGTGCACAGACCAGACCGTAGATGATGCAGTAGATGCCCGCGGAGGTACCGGCATACTTCGCAACTTTTTCGCTTCGTGCGGTGAACACCCGTTGCCAGATGTCCTGGCCGATCAGGATGCCGAAGAAGTAAATCATGAAGTAGGTGATGATGGTGTCCCAGCCGATGCTGGTGAAGCTGAAGCTGGCCGCCGGCAATTGTGCAACCAGTTGATCCCAGCCACCCACTCGGTACAAGCAGATGGGCAGCAACAGGAACATCAGGCCGACGGTCTGGATACCGAACTGGACGATGTCGGTCAGTGTCAGCGACCACATGCCGCCGATGGTCGAGTAGATCACCACCACACCACCGCCGAGAATCACCGACAACCAGAACGGAAGGCCGAACAACACTTGCAGTACGGTGCCGATTGCCAGGATCGAGGTCACACCGATCATCAGCGCATAGGCCAGCATGATGCTCGCGCTTGCGGTACGAGCCATCGGGTTATAGCGCTTTTCCAGCACTTGGGTAACGGTGAATACCTTCAGCTTCAGCAGCGGCTTGGCGAGGAACAGATTCAGCGCCACGATCCCGCAGCCCAGTGCGGCGCAGAGCCAGAAACCGGAGATGCCATGAACATAACCCAGACGCACGGTGCCCACGGTGGATGCGCCGCCCAGAACGGTGGCAGCCATGGTGCCCATGTACAGGGTCGGGCCGAGGTTGCGACCGGCGACCAAGTAGTCTTCGTTGGTCTTGGCCTTGCGCATGCCGAAGTAGCCGAGTACCAGCATCGCGGCGGCGTATATGAGAACGACGAATAAATCCAATGCCATGATGGCGTGTCTCCGATTGTCTTTTTTATGGTGAGGCGAAAATCAATGTGGCAATCAGGCCGCTTTTTGTGGCGAGGGAGCTTGCTCCCTCGCCACAGAGGTTCCGTTGATCACCGTTTGTGTCGAATCAGGCGGCTTGTCGCATCGCCGGTTTACCGAGCGAATCCGTGCCCTTGCTGCGTGGATCATTCGGCCCGAACACCGCAGCCGGTTCCGGGAACAGGCTCAGCAGCGCCAGGTACACCACCGAGGCCAGGCCAAGGGTCACCGGCAGGCTGATGTCGATGCCACCCGCCAGGTTGCCGAGTACACCCACGAACTGCCCTGGCAGGTTCACAAAGCACAGACCGACCAAGGCACTCGGGATCCAGGCACCCAGCCCACGCCAGTTCCAGCCATGGGTGAACCAGTAACGACCGCCTTTCTCGCCGCGGGTGAACACTTGCAGGTCATCCGGGCAATAGAAGCCGCGACGCACCAGCAGACCGATGATCAGGATCACCATCCATGGGGTGGTGCAGGTGATGATCAGCACGGCGAAGG
This DNA window, taken from Pseudomonas fluorescens NCIMB 11764, encodes the following:
- the ptrR gene encoding putrescine utilization regulator PtrR, whose protein sequence is MEFSQLRIFQAVAEEGSITRAAERLHRVPSNLSTRLKQLEEQLGVELFLRERQRLQLSPAGKVLLDYTAKLFNLRNEAQAAVQGGQPAGDFVLGTMYSTAAIYLPQLLARYHRTYPAVNLQVQSGPSGELLEGLLTGRLDAALVDGPLELAGLDGVPFREERLVLISEADHPPVRSALDVQGRSVFTFRQGCSYRTRLEAWFAHDHAAMGRAMEIESYPGMLACVIAGSGVALMSESMLASLPGRESVAVHPLAEPFATATTWLMWRKGMVGANLNAWIEQQQAVYPTEVTPARAIA
- a CDS encoding MBL fold metallo-hydrolase, with amino-acid sequence MKIVSRDQWFEVKQLSDSIRLIHEPYIRPFYRCNLWHIQGRDKDLLLDSGSGLVSLREQLPWITERPLVAVASHCHFDHIAGHHEFAERLVHPAEADILEAPDGENDLSRAFVGDDMFEAHPDCPLCYAEYRVKAAPATGMIEDGDVLDLGNRVLQVLHTPGHSPGGISLYEAATETLFSGDIIYDGPLIEDAYHSDLDDYARSLQRLSELPIRTVHGGHFGSFSGEHLRNMIDEWQRSHA
- a CDS encoding PA1414 family protein, which translates into the protein MKEKIQNWLHDLGVALGLIEPPLQPVPIRTDDEQRRRQPRRR
- a CDS encoding phosphopantetheine-binding protein, which encodes MNRADVRAAVHCFISRLLERQDDVDDHASLMELGLDKADIEDLIFHLEDEFGLTAFTAEEDRMLTTARTANDLSRFLMEIARD
- a CDS encoding MFS transporter, coding for MSPLIRLLASFIALMMAMGIGRFALTPQLPHLLSEGQVDLTAAGLIAAANYLGYFVGAVDAMFCRRPEQVRQRLLGGLWLCVLLTLASFWANGFWSHLLLRFGTGVASAWVLVMITALSQPLAAAAGRPRLGAVVFAGPGLGIFLTGLLALGSNLLGQTSATLWLVYAGVALVMLLGILPFLPQPSASVAVAASAAGSGDQGIGRLGGIYCLYGLGYIIPATFLSQMANAQFHGQWQADLFWPCFGLASAIGVVLVSLRRHNPNATRHWLMATLWLQAAGVFACLLGSGSGLALGVLLCGTPFLACMQLVMQRSRELAPHATQRNAGLLTACFAVGQLAGPLLAALSSHFSGGLQPALIVAGSGLLIAGGLLLRPVSAGRGLCANDGAPTVQR
- a CDS encoding sodium:solute symporter; translation: MALDLFVVLIYAAAMLVLGYFGMRKAKTNEDYLVAGRNLGPTLYMGTMAATVLGGASTVGTVRLGYVHGISGFWLCAALGCGIVALNLFLAKPLLKLKVFTVTQVLEKRYNPMARTASASIMLAYALMIGVTSILAIGTVLQVLFGLPFWLSVILGGGVVVIYSTIGGMWSLTLTDIVQFGIQTVGLMFLLLPICLYRVGGWDQLVAQLPAASFSFTSIGWDTIITYFMIYFFGILIGQDIWQRVFTARSEKVAKYAGTSAGIYCIIYGLVCALIGMAAHVLIPDLDNVNNAFAAIVKVSLPDGIRGLVIAAALAAMMSTASAGLLAASTTLTEDLLPKLRGGKQSNMNVNRLFTLLTGIAVLGIALVVNDVISALTLAYNLLVGGMLIPLMGAIFWKRATTAGAIASMGMGFATALLFMIKDGMDANTPIYYSLGVSLVSFVLVSLLSRRPAVAASAA